In one Haloplanus salinus genomic region, the following are encoded:
- a CDS encoding enoyl-CoA hydratase/isomerase family protein encodes MAFEAYESITVDVSDGVATITFHRPEKYNALSTEVYFDLARAFAEIQLDRSIDVTVITGEGEKAFCAGADIEQYAGPSEEHDPRQKDRQEFFYEDVYKRVYDLHCPVIAKINGYCVGGGLILAAFCDLRISVDDAKFGVPVTDIGQIPGGGSTYRVTQLIGEAKVKELVYTAGMAEAEEAREIGFVNHVVPREDLDETVGGIVDAIQDTGRKAVKNSKKAINYSANAPDLDTAHEYESDVWWEQFATQERVDLVDEFNEE; translated from the coding sequence ATGGCATTCGAAGCGTACGAGAGCATCACGGTAGACGTATCCGACGGCGTCGCGACGATTACCTTCCACCGGCCCGAGAAGTACAACGCCCTGAGTACGGAGGTGTACTTCGACCTCGCGCGGGCGTTCGCCGAGATTCAACTCGACCGCTCCATCGACGTGACGGTCATCACGGGCGAAGGGGAGAAGGCGTTCTGTGCCGGCGCGGACATCGAGCAGTACGCCGGACCGAGCGAGGAACACGACCCCCGGCAGAAGGATCGTCAAGAGTTCTTCTACGAGGACGTCTACAAGCGCGTCTACGACCTGCACTGTCCGGTGATCGCGAAGATCAACGGGTACTGCGTCGGCGGTGGCCTCATCCTCGCGGCCTTCTGTGACCTGCGCATCTCGGTCGACGACGCCAAGTTCGGCGTCCCGGTCACCGACATCGGGCAGATCCCCGGCGGCGGATCCACGTACCGCGTCACCCAGTTGATCGGCGAGGCGAAAGTCAAGGAACTCGTCTACACCGCCGGCATGGCGGAGGCGGAGGAGGCCAGGGAGATCGGATTCGTCAATCACGTCGTCCCCCGCGAGGACCTCGACGAGACGGTCGGCGGCATCGTCGACGCCATCCAGGACACCGGCCGAAAGGCGGTCAAGAACTCGAAGAAGGCGATCAACTACAGCGCGAACGCGCCCGACCTCGATACGGCACACGAGTACGAGTCCGACGTCTGGTGGGAGCAGTTCGCCACGCAGGAACGAGTCGACCTCGTCGACGAGTTCAACGAGGAATGA
- a CDS encoding universal stress protein encodes MVVVAAVDRSGGERIVNEGRKTADAHGLSLHVVHTLSESEFRDLERASYEASGKSLDMEQIESLAETIAGEAVTNADVEADEVVGLVGKPSQRVLEYAADVDADYIVVGGRKRSSVGKVLFGSVTQSILLNASSPVVTVMED; translated from the coding sequence ATGGTAGTTGTCGCCGCAGTCGACCGATCGGGCGGGGAACGGATCGTGAACGAAGGACGAAAGACGGCCGACGCCCACGGTCTCTCGCTCCACGTCGTCCACACGCTCTCGGAATCCGAGTTTCGGGACCTCGAGCGCGCGTCGTACGAGGCGAGCGGCAAGAGTCTGGACATGGAGCAGATCGAGTCGCTGGCGGAGACCATCGCCGGGGAGGCCGTGACGAACGCCGACGTCGAGGCGGACGAGGTCGTCGGTCTCGTCGGCAAACCTTCACAGCGCGTCCTCGAATACGCAGCGGACGTGGACGCGGACTACATCGTCGTCGGCGGGCGCAAGCGCTCGTCGGTCGGGAAGGTCCTGTTCGGGAGCGTCACGCAGTCGATCCTTTTGAACGCCTCGTCGCCCGTCGTGACCGTCATGGAGGACTGA